The Denitrificimonas caeni genome has a segment encoding these proteins:
- a CDS encoding succinate CoA transferase — MSTDLSKFIRNKAFLDKVVTAEEAATWIEDGMTLGMSGFTLFGEPKLFPKALAERGKKEKFKIDLFTGASMGPAADQSMAEADIINLRVPYQGNPVQRKKINAGEIFYIDQHLSHVAESIRQGTYPSLDYAIIEAAAITEDGDIIPTGSVGNSPIFLDTAKHVIIELNISAPPEYEGMHDIYMQSAAGENTREAIPIFEVSKRIGTPGMKVDSAKVRGIIISSEPDIPSPLFEPNAETQQIADNLLSFLGEEVKAGRLTESLAPLQSGVGSVANAVLNGMKTSGFKDIVVASEVLQDGVFDLIDAGVVKFAAGTALSLSKKRVESLGKDLAKYKDKIVFRPQEISNHPEVIRRLGIISFNTALEVDIYGNVNSTHVGGTHMMNGIGGSGDFARNARITIFVTQSTAKDGKISAIVPFVAHVDHTNHDVDVIITEQGYADLRGLAPTQAAERIIENCMHPDYKQQARDYLAAAKERGGQTPHVLEKAFSWHTNLAEKGTMLIK; from the coding sequence AAACTTTTCCCTAAAGCTTTAGCTGAGCGTGGGAAAAAAGAAAAATTCAAAATTGACTTGTTCACTGGTGCGTCGATGGGCCCAGCTGCGGATCAGTCCATGGCTGAAGCTGACATCATTAACCTGCGAGTGCCGTACCAAGGCAATCCCGTCCAGCGTAAAAAAATTAACGCAGGCGAAATTTTTTATATTGACCAGCATTTATCACATGTTGCCGAGTCGATTCGTCAAGGTACGTACCCAAGTCTTGACTACGCAATTATTGAAGCGGCTGCCATTACTGAAGATGGCGATATTATCCCGACTGGTTCTGTAGGTAACTCACCTATATTCCTTGATACCGCTAAGCATGTGATTATCGAGCTAAATATCAGTGCACCACCTGAGTATGAAGGCATGCATGATATTTATATGCAGAGTGCAGCAGGTGAAAATACCCGTGAAGCTATTCCAATATTTGAAGTGAGCAAGCGCATTGGTACACCGGGAATGAAAGTTGATTCAGCGAAAGTACGCGGTATCATTATTTCTAGCGAGCCTGATATTCCTTCACCACTGTTTGAGCCCAACGCTGAAACCCAGCAAATTGCTGACAATCTACTGAGCTTTTTAGGCGAAGAAGTTAAAGCAGGTCGTTTAACTGAAAGCCTTGCGCCGTTGCAGTCAGGTGTTGGTTCGGTGGCAAACGCTGTGCTTAATGGTATGAAAACCTCTGGCTTTAAAGACATCGTTGTTGCTTCTGAAGTGCTGCAGGATGGTGTATTTGACTTGATTGATGCTGGGGTCGTGAAGTTTGCGGCTGGTACGGCATTGTCACTGTCGAAAAAGCGAGTTGAGAGCCTAGGTAAAGATCTGGCGAAGTACAAAGATAAAATTGTTTTTCGTCCGCAAGAAATCTCCAACCACCCTGAAGTCATTCGTCGTCTGGGTATTATCTCGTTCAATACTGCACTAGAGGTGGATATTTACGGTAACGTAAACTCAACGCACGTTGGCGGCACGCACATGATGAACGGTATTGGTGGCTCAGGTGATTTCGCCCGTAACGCGCGCATCACTATTTTTGTGACGCAATCCACCGCTAAAGACGGAAAAATCTCTGCAATTGTACCTTTCGTAGCCCATGTGGATCACACCAATCATGATGTTGACGTGATCATCACTGAGCAAGGCTATGCAGACTTGCGCGGTTTAGCGCCAACTCAGGCAGCTGAGCGTATTATCGAAAACTGCATGCACCCTGATTATAAGCAGCAGGCCCGTGATTACTTAGCAGCAGCCAAAGAGCGTGGCGGCCAAACTCCGCACGTTTTAGAAAAAGCCTTCTCTTGGCACACTAACTTGGCTGAAAAAGGCACAATGCTAATCAAGTAA
- the ppk1 gene encoding polyphosphate kinase 1: MRNAGSKQPTQDTEHNLHTANAVTASNASCAAIAPPNLDDSSLYLHRELSQLQFNIRVLEQALDASTPLLERLKFLLIFSSNLDEFFEIRVAGLKEQITFAREQADADGLQPHQALARIAEVVHEQVDRQYQILNDILLPELAKQDIRFVRRRKWTSQIQAWVKAYFEEEIAPIITPIGLDPTHPFPLLVNKSLNFIVELEGVDAFGRDSGLAILPAPRLLPRIIQIPEDVGGPGVNYVFLSSMIHAHADDLFHGMSVRGCYQFRLTRNADLSVDAEGVEDLARALRGELYSRRFGNAVRLEVADTCPAHLVDFLLNQFGLAPAELYQVNGPVNLTRLFSVTHLASHPHLQFPAFTPAIPKALQNSENIFQAISKQDILLYHPFESFTPVIDLLRHAAKDPYVLAIKQTLYRAGANSEIVDALVDAARNGKEVTVVIELRARFDEESNLALASRLQAAGAVVIYGVVGFKTHAKIASILRRENGNFVRYAHLGTGNYHAGNARLYTDYSLLTANPELCADVSKLFSQLIGMGKTLRMKKLFHAPFTLRKTLLDLIAREASNADAGQPARIIIKVNALTDARMIKALYKASQAGVEIDLIVRGMCCLRPGIAGVSHNIQVRSIIGQFLEHSRVFYFLNSGADEQLLLSSADWMERNLDKRIETCFPLEGKKMLARVKKELLTYLKDNTHAWLLQSDGSYQQLQPTAEQQDCHAQAQLLEQLSIPLIKVS, encoded by the coding sequence ATGCGCAACGCAGGATCTAAGCAGCCCACTCAAGATACTGAGCACAATCTGCACACCGCAAACGCGGTAACAGCAAGCAATGCATCCTGCGCCGCCATAGCGCCGCCGAACCTCGATGACAGCAGCCTATATTTGCATCGAGAATTATCACAACTGCAATTTAACATTCGTGTTTTAGAACAAGCGCTCGATGCAAGCACTCCACTGCTCGAGCGTTTGAAATTTTTGCTTATTTTCTCCAGCAACCTCGATGAGTTTTTTGAAATTCGCGTAGCTGGATTAAAAGAACAAATCACTTTTGCGCGCGAGCAAGCAGATGCTGACGGCTTACAACCGCACCAAGCTCTAGCGCGCATTGCTGAAGTGGTACACGAGCAAGTTGATCGTCAATATCAAATCCTTAACGATATATTGCTGCCAGAACTGGCCAAACAAGACATACGTTTTGTCCGCCGCCGCAAATGGACCAGTCAAATTCAGGCTTGGGTCAAAGCATATTTTGAAGAAGAAATTGCGCCAATCATTACCCCTATAGGCCTTGATCCCACCCACCCCTTTCCGCTGCTGGTCAATAAAAGTTTAAACTTTATTGTTGAGCTGGAAGGCGTCGATGCCTTTGGTCGCGACTCTGGCTTAGCCATTTTGCCAGCACCGCGCTTATTACCACGCATTATTCAAATCCCAGAAGACGTTGGCGGCCCTGGGGTTAACTATGTTTTTTTATCCTCAATGATTCATGCCCATGCTGATGACTTATTTCATGGCATGAGTGTGCGCGGTTGCTATCAGTTTAGATTAACCCGCAATGCTGACTTATCTGTCGATGCCGAAGGTGTAGAAGACTTAGCCCGAGCACTCAGAGGCGAACTCTACTCGCGCCGTTTTGGCAATGCCGTGCGTTTAGAAGTTGCAGATACCTGCCCTGCTCACTTAGTTGATTTTTTGCTCAACCAGTTTGGCTTAGCGCCCGCTGAGCTGTATCAAGTCAATGGCCCTGTTAACTTAACACGCTTATTTAGCGTGACCCATCTTGCCAGTCACCCACACTTACAGTTTCCAGCATTTACCCCAGCCATCCCCAAAGCACTGCAAAACAGTGAGAATATTTTTCAAGCCATCAGCAAGCAGGATATCTTGCTCTACCACCCATTTGAGTCTTTCACCCCTGTTATTGATTTGCTGCGCCATGCCGCTAAAGATCCCTATGTGCTGGCCATTAAACAAACCCTGTACCGCGCCGGCGCTAACTCTGAGATTGTTGACGCTTTGGTTGATGCGGCGCGTAACGGCAAAGAAGTCACTGTCGTCATTGAGTTGCGCGCACGTTTTGATGAAGAATCAAACCTTGCTCTGGCCAGTCGCTTACAAGCCGCTGGTGCAGTGGTTATTTACGGCGTAGTTGGTTTTAAAACGCACGCTAAAATCGCATCCATTTTACGCCGCGAAAACGGTAACTTTGTCCGTTATGCCCACCTTGGCACTGGCAATTACCATGCTGGCAATGCACGCCTATACACAGATTACAGTTTACTGACCGCTAACCCAGAGCTCTGCGCAGATGTCTCCAAGTTATTTAGTCAGCTGATAGGTATGGGTAAAACCTTACGCATGAAAAAACTCTTTCACGCACCTTTTACCCTAAGAAAAACACTACTGGATTTAATTGCCCGCGAAGCCAGTAATGCCGACGCCGGTCAACCTGCGCGCATTATCATCAAGGTCAATGCCCTGACCGATGCCCGTATGATTAAAGCCCTCTACAAAGCCAGCCAAGCAGGCGTAGAAATTGATCTCATTGTGCGCGGCATGTGCTGTTTACGCCCTGGAATTGCCGGGGTTTCACACAATATCCAAGTGCGTTCAATCATTGGTCAGTTCCTTGAACATAGCCGCGTTTTTTACTTTTTAAACAGTGGCGCTGACGAGCAACTGCTGCTGTCCAGCGCGGATTGGATGGAGCGCAACCTCGATAAGCGCATCGAGACCTGCTTCCCATTAGAAGGCAAAAAAATGCTGGCGCGGGTCAAAAAAGAGCTGTTGACCTACCTCAAAGACAATACCCATGCTTGGCTATTACAAAGTGATGGTAGCTACCAGCAGCTGCAACCCACTGCAGAACAGCAAGACTGTCATGCCCAAGCCCAGTTACTGGAGCAGCTGAGCATACCGCTAATAAAAGTCTCCTGA
- the hemB gene encoding porphobilinogen synthase, translating to MSINTANRIFPATRLRRNRRDDFSRRLVRENQLSVDDLILPVFVLDGSNRREAVPSMPGVARLSIDLLLKEAELWVELGIPALALFPVTPLESKSLDAAAAWDPEGIAQRAVRALREHFPELGVITDVALDPFTTHGQDGILDDNNYVLNEETVDALVRQALSHADAGAQIVAPSDMMDGRIQAIREALELAGHSNVRIMAYSAKYASAYYGPFRDAVGSAANLGSANKSTYQMDPANSNEALHEVATDLSEGADMVMVKPGMPYLDILHRVKEEFRAPTFVYQVSGEYAMHMAAIENGWLSEAVIMESLVAFKRAGADGILTYFAVHAAKQLKQGV from the coding sequence GTGAGTATCAATACTGCCAACCGAATCTTTCCAGCTACTCGATTACGCCGCAACCGCCGTGATGATTTTTCTCGCCGTTTAGTGCGCGAAAACCAGCTGAGTGTCGATGACCTGATTCTCCCGGTATTTGTCTTAGACGGCAGCAATCGCCGTGAAGCAGTTCCTTCAATGCCTGGGGTGGCGCGCCTCTCCATTGACTTACTACTCAAAGAAGCCGAACTCTGGGTTGAACTTGGCATACCAGCACTCGCTCTCTTCCCAGTCACCCCACTAGAAAGCAAATCACTAGACGCCGCTGCGGCTTGGGACCCAGAAGGCATCGCCCAACGCGCTGTACGTGCTCTACGCGAGCACTTTCCAGAGCTTGGCGTTATCACCGACGTAGCCCTTGACCCCTTCACCACCCACGGTCAAGACGGTATTTTAGATGACAACAACTATGTTCTAAATGAAGAAACAGTCGATGCATTAGTACGCCAAGCCTTGTCTCACGCTGATGCAGGCGCTCAGATTGTCGCCCCCTCAGACATGATGGACGGCCGTATCCAAGCCATTCGTGAGGCCCTAGAACTGGCTGGACACTCCAATGTGCGCATCATGGCGTACTCGGCTAAATACGCGAGCGCCTATTACGGCCCATTCCGCGATGCTGTTGGCTCTGCTGCCAACCTTGGCTCGGCAAACAAATCCACTTACCAGATGGATCCTGCCAATAGTAACGAAGCGCTACATGAAGTTGCGACTGACCTCAGCGAAGGTGCTGATATGGTCATGGTTAAGCCAGGTATGCCGTACTTGGATATCCTGCACCGCGTCAAAGAAGAGTTTCGAGCGCCCACTTTTGTCTACCAAGTCAGCGGCGAGTACGCAATGCACATGGCTGCCATTGAAAATGGCTGGTTAAGCGAAGCAGTGATTATGGAGTCCTTGGTGGCGTTTAAACGTGCCGGAGCCGACGGCATCCTTACCTACTTTGCGGTGCATGCAGCCAAGCAGCTTAAACAAGGCGTTTAA
- the rpmE gene encoding 50S ribosomal protein L31 has protein sequence MKADTHPNYVEINATCSCGNVITTRSTIGKDISIDVCSECHPFYTGKQKVLDVGGRIDRFKQRFGGFGATK, from the coding sequence ATGAAAGCCGATACTCACCCAAATTATGTTGAAATCAACGCTACCTGCAGCTGCGGTAACGTGATCACTACTCGTTCTACCATCGGTAAAGACATCAGTATTGATGTGTGCTCTGAGTGCCACCCTTTCTATACCGGAAAACAAAAAGTGCTTGATGTCGGTGGTCGTATTGATCGCTTTAAGCAGCGCTTCGGTGGTTTTGGCGCAACAAAGTAA